The following are from one region of the Endozoicomonas sp. 4G genome:
- the dusA gene encoding tRNA dihydrouridine(20/20a) synthase DusA, whose amino-acid sequence MTQPKPLDRKFSVAPMMDWTDRHCRYFHRRLSEHALLYTEMVTTGALVFGDKDRFLKHHPQEYPLALQVGGHDPQHLARSAQFAEQSGYQEINLNVGCPSDRVQNGRIGACLMAEPETVAEGVRAMKQAVAIPVTVKHRIGINGRDSYEELVDFVGKVAEAGCQTFIVHARIAILEGLSPKENRDIPPLKPEVVYQLKKDFPNLEITINGGIGTFVEIEQHLEHVDGVMLGREAYHNPYLMAEVDNRLYGTGKPLIERHQVVEKMLPYIESELTKGTYLSHITRHMLGLYQGEPGARKFRRYISENAHKKAAGPEVLLEAVRQVESLRMRAQGAV is encoded by the coding sequence GTGACTCAACCCAAACCCCTGGATCGTAAATTTTCCGTGGCCCCGATGATGGATTGGACCGATAGACATTGCCGCTACTTTCACCGTCGGCTGTCAGAACACGCTCTGCTCTATACCGAAATGGTGACCACCGGGGCCCTGGTGTTTGGCGATAAAGACCGTTTTCTCAAGCATCATCCGCAAGAGTATCCACTGGCTCTTCAGGTGGGTGGTCATGATCCTCAACATTTGGCCCGGTCAGCGCAGTTTGCTGAACAGTCCGGGTATCAGGAGATTAATCTGAACGTGGGATGTCCCAGTGACAGGGTTCAGAATGGTCGAATAGGTGCCTGCCTTATGGCGGAACCTGAAACGGTCGCAGAAGGCGTCAGAGCCATGAAACAGGCGGTGGCTATTCCCGTGACGGTGAAACACAGGATTGGCATCAATGGCCGTGATTCTTATGAGGAGCTGGTGGATTTTGTCGGTAAAGTGGCTGAAGCCGGTTGCCAAACATTTATTGTTCACGCGCGTATCGCGATTCTTGAGGGTCTGTCTCCTAAAGAAAACCGCGATATTCCTCCTCTTAAGCCCGAGGTGGTGTATCAGTTGAAAAAAGATTTCCCGAACCTGGAAATCACCATCAATGGCGGCATAGGAACCTTTGTTGAGATTGAGCAGCACCTGGAGCATGTGGATGGTGTGATGCTGGGCCGGGAGGCTTATCACAATCCCTATTTGATGGCTGAGGTTGATAATCGTCTTTATGGTACCGGCAAACCATTGATCGAACGTCATCAGGTGGTTGAGAAAATGTTACCTTATATTGAGTCTGAACTTACAAAAGGCACTTACCTGAGTCACATAACCCGCCATATGCTGGGTCTGTACCAGGGTGAGCCAGGAGCCCGTAAGTTTCGCCGTTATATCAGCGAAAATGCCCACAAAAAAGCTGCCGGGCCAGAGGTGCTGCTGGAGGCGGTCAGGCAGGTTGAAAGCCTCAGGATGCGGGCGCAGGGCGCCGTCTGA
- a CDS encoding STAS domain-containing protein, producing MTTGKILFAKNNGTHVVKLVGEVRLTLCSSLEKMLNKPDFTSVIIDLTDADTIDSTSLGLLAKLSIQTKKNLGLVPVIISTKDDITRILLSVGFDRVFVIVRELEGYENLNLDMQEIICEGNLEQSAQARQVLDAHQVLMGMNKGNQKAFSELVKQLEQTQPDPDPKDKGKS from the coding sequence ATGACTACTGGCAAAATACTGTTCGCAAAAAACAATGGCACGCATGTTGTTAAACTGGTGGGAGAAGTGCGGTTAACCCTGTGCTCCTCACTGGAAAAGATGCTCAACAAGCCTGATTTCACATCGGTTATTATTGACCTGACCGACGCCGACACCATCGACAGTACCTCTCTGGGCCTGCTGGCCAAACTGTCTATTCAGACCAAGAAAAACCTGGGACTGGTGCCGGTTATTATTTCCACCAAAGATGACATCACCCGGATTCTGCTGAGCGTGGGCTTTGACCGGGTGTTTGTGATTGTCAGAGAGCTGGAAGGCTATGAAAACCTGAACCTGGACATGCAGGAAATCATCTGTGAAGGGAACCTGGAACAATCCGCCCAGGCCAGACAAGTTCTCGACGCCCACCAGGTGTTGATGGGCATGAACAAAGGTAACCAGAAAGCGTTCAGCGAACTGGTAAAACAACTGGAGCAAACTCAGCCCGACCCCGACCCCAAAGATAAAGGCAAGAGCTGA
- a CDS encoding SpoIIE family protein phosphatase yields MASSTILVIDDDTIVRESIVAYLEDSGFSTLQADNGEQGLALFKETPPDLVLCDLRMPKMDGLTVLRSVRELSPDTPFIVVSGAGIMTDVVQAMRLGACNYFIKPIVDLEVLEYAINRALEKAQLILENRRYRESLEEVIHSLKNNLHLLQEDQKAGRQVQMKMLPQEPLIFENFKVDHKIIPSLYLSGDFVDYFALNEHSFAFYLADVSGHGASSAFITVLLKNMSMNLLKEYQSHGGRARVKPSHVLNFLNRSLLETGLGKHVAVFGGVVDTRDQTLTYAFGGHYPLPILSTGEKTRCIQGRGLPVGLFENATFKDVTIDLPEQFTLTILSDGILELLPQKTLQEKEDYLLSVIKEGAVTVSALTEKLGLNTEAAPDDVAILILKRDK; encoded by the coding sequence ATGGCCAGTAGTACCATTCTGGTCATTGATGATGACACAATTGTAAGAGAGAGCATCGTAGCCTATCTCGAAGACAGCGGCTTCAGTACCCTTCAGGCAGACAATGGTGAACAGGGGCTGGCTTTATTCAAAGAGACTCCCCCCGACCTGGTTCTCTGCGACCTTCGAATGCCGAAAATGGATGGACTGACGGTCCTTCGCAGCGTCCGGGAACTGTCTCCCGATACTCCCTTTATCGTGGTATCCGGTGCCGGTATCATGACCGACGTGGTACAAGCAATGCGTCTCGGGGCCTGCAACTACTTTATTAAGCCTATTGTCGACCTGGAAGTTCTGGAGTACGCCATTAACCGTGCGCTGGAAAAAGCCCAGCTGATACTTGAAAATCGCCGCTACCGGGAAAGCCTTGAAGAGGTCATTCACTCGCTGAAAAACAACCTGCACCTGTTGCAGGAAGACCAGAAGGCAGGCCGCCAGGTACAAATGAAAATGCTTCCCCAGGAGCCTCTGATCTTTGAAAACTTCAAGGTCGACCACAAGATCATCCCTTCTCTCTACCTCAGTGGTGACTTTGTTGACTACTTCGCCCTGAATGAACACAGTTTCGCCTTTTACCTGGCCGACGTCTCCGGTCATGGTGCGTCCTCAGCCTTTATTACCGTGCTGCTGAAAAACATGTCCATGAACCTACTCAAGGAATATCAGTCCCATGGCGGCCGGGCCAGGGTCAAACCTTCCCATGTGCTGAACTTTCTCAACCGCAGCCTTCTGGAAACCGGCCTGGGCAAGCACGTTGCGGTCTTTGGTGGAGTGGTCGACACCCGCGATCAGACGCTCACCTACGCTTTTGGCGGTCACTACCCTCTGCCCATTCTTTCCACTGGGGAAAAAACTCGCTGTATTCAAGGCCGTGGCTTACCGGTCGGGCTGTTTGAAAATGCCACCTTTAAAGATGTCACCATTGACTTGCCCGAACAATTTACCTTGACTATTCTGTCCGATGGCATTCTTGAGTTGTTACCACAGAAAACACTTCAAGAGAAAGAAGACTACTTGTTGTCTGTGATTAAAGAGGGAGCCGTGACGGTATCAGCCCTGACAGAAAAGCTGGGGCTCAACACCGAAGCCGCTCCGGACGATGTCGCCATACTGATTCTGAAGAGAGATAAATGA
- a CDS encoding VacJ family lipoprotein, with protein sequence MQSLTNNLKNALQNRVKVIAALLLIGYVSGAGAEVVSYDDPWEKTNRAIFSFNDTLDTYVLKPVAEGYDTVTPKPIQQLVSNFFSNLGEIRNAVNAALQLEGGEALASLGRFGINSTVGMLGMVDVATPLGIERHYEDFGLTLAHWGTPSGPYVVLPLLGSRTLRSGIGTLPDSMMNLQGQIQPERDQWTARGIDTINTRASLLSSEALIVGDRYTFIRDAYLQRREYLITGQLPEDDF encoded by the coding sequence ATGCAATCACTGACTAACAACCTGAAAAATGCACTACAAAACAGGGTTAAGGTGATAGCCGCCCTGCTACTCATCGGATACGTTTCCGGTGCCGGAGCGGAGGTCGTTTCCTACGACGATCCCTGGGAGAAAACAAACCGCGCCATCTTTTCATTCAATGACACACTGGATACCTATGTCCTGAAACCCGTGGCTGAAGGATACGATACCGTGACCCCCAAGCCGATTCAGCAACTGGTCTCTAACTTTTTCTCAAACCTCGGCGAGATCCGCAACGCTGTCAATGCGGCGTTACAGCTCGAAGGCGGTGAAGCCCTGGCGTCTCTTGGGCGCTTTGGCATTAATTCGACGGTCGGCATGCTGGGAATGGTGGATGTCGCCACCCCACTGGGCATTGAGCGGCACTATGAGGACTTTGGCCTGACACTGGCTCACTGGGGCACGCCATCCGGGCCTTATGTGGTGCTGCCGTTACTGGGTTCAAGAACACTAAGATCCGGTATCGGTACATTGCCGGACTCAATGATGAATCTCCAGGGGCAGATTCAGCCAGAACGGGACCAGTGGACGGCCAGAGGCATCGATACCATTAACACCCGTGCGTCCCTGCTGAGCTCTGAAGCTCTGATTGTCGGTGATCGCTACACCTTTATCCGGGATGCGTACCTGCAACGTCGTGAATATCTGATTACAGGCCAGTTGCCAGAAGATGACTTCTGA
- a CDS encoding PABP-interacting PAM2 motif-containing protein — protein sequence MNYGLPPAYSNAPGATPSQSTLPDSNKQTKAPFKLNPDAPVFVPRRQHAHQPSISPQNILHRQTTAYQEPSSQTLYPPVEKESPKKAKVKINRAYSMLSRQNFIDAENTFRSILHEYDEDSLATFDYQRSVIGLARSLNESNEKQKEARLRLEKLRSEHDLNEFGASTVRDLDLTLSLSEERLGRIADAQARLLKLREKQPDADEETLCQHSRFFDADMAQVRLWKRTGKLQLTEKLLLSMKKGLTSKLDLQPHAAKVKKLQDLLHTVNITQAQFWRETGQYKLAEDLILQMSDKHSDDSIEKLCKSSKNNDVDLSLVRIWEATYQYKLAEKLLLNIIDKQPDDDEEILCTPSGKQDIDIALARLWQLMRKHKRTEILLLNMSNKNPGDREDILCRPSGNHDIDLNLVRQWEIMDKNHLAKKLIERCYALYRSSKFQLALLCLSAGKAEFMEIVSHLRKNAVTLLAHSIHYFNLACQQINDNKTESGKDSLNKALEYVQSTIEKYPQTAGAYAQKAHIIRMLGASDEEWQKLFDTADTMDGERNREKDIRWRREELAALKKIEAT from the coding sequence ATGAATTACGGATTACCACCCGCATACAGCAACGCACCCGGCGCGACACCGTCGCAATCGACCTTGCCTGATTCTAATAAGCAAACAAAGGCTCCCTTTAAATTAAACCCTGATGCACCGGTGTTTGTTCCTCGTCGTCAACATGCTCACCAACCTTCGATCAGCCCCCAGAATATTCTCCACAGGCAAACCACTGCTTACCAGGAACCTTCTTCTCAGACCTTGTACCCACCGGTGGAAAAGGAATCTCCTAAAAAGGCCAAAGTAAAAATCAATAGAGCTTACAGCATGCTGTCGCGCCAAAACTTCATTGATGCAGAGAACACATTTCGGTCCATCTTGCACGAATACGACGAAGACTCACTGGCTACATTTGACTACCAAAGATCAGTCATAGGACTGGCAAGATCACTAAACGAATCCAATGAAAAACAAAAAGAGGCCCGTTTGCGTCTGGAAAAACTCAGGTCGGAGCACGATTTAAACGAATTCGGGGCTTCAACCGTTCGTGACCTTGATCTGACCCTGAGTCTCAGTGAAGAGAGACTTGGGCGAATAGCTGATGCACAGGCACGACTTTTGAAACTCAGAGAAAAACAACCCGATGCTGATGAAGAAACCCTTTGCCAGCATTCCAGATTTTTTGACGCCGATATGGCTCAGGTACGGCTATGGAAGCGTACGGGAAAACTCCAACTGACTGAAAAACTGCTGCTGAGCATGAAAAAAGGGCTGACTTCAAAGCTGGATTTGCAACCACATGCTGCCAAAGTAAAAAAACTTCAAGATTTACTCCACACCGTAAATATAACGCAGGCACAATTCTGGCGGGAGACCGGCCAATATAAATTGGCTGAAGATCTGATATTACAGATGAGTGACAAACACTCCGATGACAGTATCGAGAAACTCTGTAAATCCTCGAAGAATAATGACGTCGACCTGTCTCTGGTACGAATCTGGGAAGCAACATATCAATATAAGCTGGCTGAAAAACTGCTGCTGAACATCATTGACAAGCAACCCGATGACGACGAGGAGATTCTGTGCACACCCTCTGGAAAACAGGATATTGATATAGCCCTGGCACGACTCTGGCAATTGATGCGCAAACATAAACGAACCGAAATACTGCTGCTGAACATGAGTAACAAGAACCCCGGTGACCGTGAGGATATTTTGTGCAGACCTTCCGGAAATCATGACATTGACCTGAATCTCGTAAGACAATGGGAGATAATGGACAAAAATCATCTGGCTAAAAAACTGATTGAGCGCTGCTATGCACTATATCGTTCCAGTAAATTTCAATTAGCACTGTTATGTTTATCTGCCGGGAAAGCAGAATTTATGGAAATAGTTAGCCACCTCCGGAAAAATGCCGTTACATTGCTGGCTCACTCGATCCATTATTTCAATCTGGCTTGTCAGCAAATAAACGATAATAAGACGGAGTCAGGAAAAGACAGCCTTAACAAAGCGCTTGAGTATGTGCAATCAACCATAGAAAAGTACCCCCAGACTGCGGGCGCCTACGCTCAAAAAGCGCATATTATTAGAATGTTGGGCGCCAGTGATGAAGAATGGCAGAAATTGTTCGATACTGCAGACACCATGGACGGCGAGAGAAACAGGGAGAAAGACATTAGGTGGCGAAGAGAAGAATTAGCAGCTCTTAAGAAAATAGAAGCCACCTGA